Part of the Paludisphaera borealis genome, ATGCGGTAGCGCTCCGGCAGCCGATCGATTGCTTCGTGGAGCGCGTCGGAACGCTCGTCTCGCTCGGCCGCGACTGAACACTGAGCCTTCATTTCGGCCGCCCGCCGCTCGACGCCTCTCCGTCGGTCCGAATCAAGCTTGGAGCGAACCGCGACCCGGCACGCGACCCGGTGGAGCCAGGGCCCCACCGAATCGCGAATCCAGAGTGAGCCCGCCTTGCGCGCTAGAATCAGAAACGTCGCCTGAAAGGCGTCCTGGGCGTCGTGTTCGTCCCGGAGGATGCTTCGGCAAGCGAGCAGGACCATCGGTCCGTGGCGCTCGACCAGCGCGGCGAAAGCGGGTTCAGACGCCTCGCCGCGACGGGTCGTGAACTGATCCAAAAGTTGTCCGTCGGTCAGGCCGGTGATCGAGCCCCCGCTGAACAGCAGACGTAAGTGCTGCTGAATGGATCCGTTCCGGTCGCGCTCCACGTGTCAGCCCCCCTTGACAGCCTGCTTTTCAATATCTTAAAGCAGCGAGGGGGGCCGATTGTTCCAATTTCCTCCGGATTCTCTAGCGCGACGGACGAGGGCGTGCGTGGACCGCGGCCGGTCTCGCCTTAGACGGGCCGACCGCGGCGAATCCACGAATCAGGTCGAGCGTCAGTTGACCGCCTGCTCGACGCGGAGGCAGCGGCCGATCTGACGGATCGCCTGGCGGAGGCGGTGGGCGTTCTCGACCAGGGCGAGACGGAGGAAGCCCTCGCCGGTCTCGCCGAACCCGCGACCGGGGCTGACGACGACGTTCGCCTCTTCGAGCAGCTTCATGGCGAAGTCCATCGAGCCCATCTGGCTTCGCCAGGGCTCGGGCATGGCGGCCCAGACGAACATCCCGGCGCGTGGGGGATCGACTTCCCATCCCAGCCGCCGGAGCCCTCGGACCATCACGTCGCGGCGCTCCTGATACTCGGCGACCTGGGCCAGCCGACCCTCCTCGCCGTGCCGGAGGGCGACGATCGAGGCGACCTGCACGGCCTGGAAGATCCCGTAGTCGTAGTAGCCCTTGATCGCCTTGAGCGCGCCGAGCATGTCGCGGTTGCCCGCGGCGAAGCCCACCCGCCAGCCGGCCATGTTGTAGCCCTTCGACATCGTCGTGAACTCGCAGCCGACCTGCGTGGCCCCCTTCACCGACAGGAAGCTCGGCGGCTGGTAGCCGTCGAACCCGATGTCGCCGTACGCGAAGTCGTGGATCACGAAGAAGCGGTACTTCTTGGCCAGGCCGACGATCTCCTCGAAGAAGCCGGGATCGACGACCGTCGAGGATGGGTTGTGGGGATAGTTGATGACCAGAATCTTGGGCCGGGGGAACAAGCTCTCGCAGACCCGGGCGATGTTGGCCAGGAACACCTGGGAATCACGGCAGTCAAGCGTGATCACGTTGGCCGACGCCAGCGCGATCGCGTGAACGTGGACCGGGAAGCTCGGCGCGGGGACCAACGCGGTGTCGCCGGGCCCCAGCAGGGCCAGGCACATATGGCTGAAGCCTTCCTTCGACCCGATCGTCGCGACGATTTCCTGGTCGGGGTCGAGCTTCACGCCGAACCGGTTCTCGTACTTGGCCGCGACCTCGCGCCTCAGGTTGAAGACGCCGTTGGCCACGCTGTAGCGGTGGTTTCGAGAATCTTGGACCGCCTCGCAGAGCTTGTCGATGACCGACTGGTCGGGCGGGTCGGTCGGGTTGCCCATGCCCAAGTCGATCACGTCGACGCCGTCGCGCCGCTTGCGGTACTTCAGCTCGTTGATCTTGCCGAAAAGGTACGGCGGCAGGTTGCGCACCCGGGGCGCGACCTCGATGTCGTAGCGCTCGGTCGACTCGTGTTCTTCAGATCCGGGATTCGTTTTCGGATCGATCATCGCGATCCTCGTCCTCGGCCCGCGGGGGAATGACAAAAGCCTGCCGTCCATCGGACCTTCCGGCAGGCTCTTCGCGTCTCAATAGAAAAAAAGTCGCGAGGCCGCGACTACGGCGACGACCCCGGACCGCCACTAGCGTCATCATACTCCAGCGCCGCCGGATTTCGCACGCGATTTCGCACGACTTCCTCAAACAGCAAGACCCGCCGGCGGCGACGGCCCGATATTACGCGCGACCGGAGGTTTCCTGACGGCGAATCGCATGCGTGGGAGAACTTTTTCGCAACTCGAACCGCCCTCGGGTCGATACTCATTTCACCACCAGCACGACCCGCCGACTACGTAGAGCACTCCACTGATTGACCCCGCGGACCCAGGTCTCTCTGGATTATCATAGAGAAAAGGGGCGGTTCCGACTTCGCATCGGGCCGCCCCTTTTCTCATTCACACGTTCGTCGGATTTCGATCGACCCCGCGTCGCGAGGCCGACGAATCGACCTCGCGACGGTTCGACGATCAACCGGTTCGGTTCACTTCTTCGGCTTCGACAGGGTGACGAACCGACCGGGCCCCTTGTTGGAATGCACGTAGACCGAGATCTCGTCGCTCTTGGCGGCGAGATCCTGGAACTCCTTGACGCCGGCGAGGTCTTGAACGCCGCGGTCGCGGACGACCTTGGTGATCACGTCGCCCGCCTTGACGCCCTCGGCTTCGGCGGCGCTGTTCTCCTTGACTTCGGCGACCAGCACGCCCTTGACCTTCTCATCGAGCCCGAGGCCCTTGACCAGTTCGGGCGTGAGCGCCTGGACTTCCAAGCCGAAATCGCTGATGGCGGTCTTCACCGGCTCGGCGTCGGCCCCCTCCTCCTTGTCGCCGGCCTGCTCGCGCTCGACGTCGAAGACGACGTTCTCGGCCGGGGCCGGAACGATCGCGGCGGTCTGCCGCTTGCCGTCGCGGAAGTACTCGACTTCCGACGACTTGCCGGCCGAGCTCGAAGCGACCTTGAGCCGGAACGTCGGGATGCTGAGGATCTTCTCGCCGGCGTAACCGACGATCACGTCGCCCTGCTTGAGTCCGGCCTTATCGGCGGGACCGCCGGGGACGACTTCACCGACCAGGATTCCCTTGACGCCGGCTTCCAAGCCGAGCTGGCGGGCGAGGACCGGCGTCAGCGGATCGAGCTTGATGCCGATCCGGGCGCGATGGACCTTGCCGTCCTTGATGAGCTGGTTGGCCACGTTCGACGCCATGTCGATCGGGATCGCGAAGCCGATGCCGTCGTTGCCGCCGGTGCCCATGCCCCGGCTGCCGGTCACGATCGCCGAATTCACGCCGACGACCTGGCCGTCCATGTTGACCAGCGGACCACCCGAGTTGCCCGGGTTGATCGCCGCGTCGGTCTGGAGGAACGACTCGTACTCATTGATGCCCACCGTGTTCCGCTCGGTCGCCGAGATGATCCCGGTGGTGAAGCTCTGGCTCAGCTCGAACGGAGAGCCGACCGCCATGACCAGATCGCCGACCTTCAACTTCGCGCTGTCGCCGATCGGCAGCGGCGGATAGCTCGTGTTGTCGACCTTGACGACCGCCACGTCCGACTTGGCGTCGCGGCCGACGACCGTGGCCGGCAGCTCGATGCCGTCGTGGAACACGACCGTGATCTTGTCGGCGTTCTCGACCACGTGGTTGTTGGTCAGGATGTGGCCCTTATCGTCGTACACGAATCCCGAGCCGACGCCGCCACCGCCGCCGCGACCGCCGAACTGCTGCTTCTCGGGCTTGCCGTCGGGGCCGAAGAACTTCTTGAGCATTTCCTCAAGATCCTTCATGTCGCGCGGGCTGGGATTGGCGTGCGGATTGTTCCCGCCCCCCGGATTCGGGAACTGGAACGGGAAGTTCCGCATCCCCGTCATCTTGGGCGCTTTCTTCTGGACGCTGATCTGGACGGCCGACGGCCGCACGAACTCGGCGACCGACTCGTAGGCCTCGGAGAGCGCCTTGGCGGTGCGCTGACTTTCCGGCGTCGTCTTGGGCGCGGCCGGCATCGGCCGAAGCATGCCGGACGAGCTGAGCAGGGCGGCCGTCGAGACCACAAGGGCCGCCCAGGCGACTGGGTTTCGTCTCATCGTTCAATCTACTCCTTCACTCGATGCCCATGATTCGACTGCAACGAATCGTGATCCCGCGAAACCACCCGGTCCCGCAAGAGCGAACACGAAGGATATCGGCGACCCGACGGCCGGCGGCGGAACTCCGCCTCGGCCCAGCTCGCGAAACCCTGGCAAATTTTCAACCGGGAGGGACTGGAAACTGATCGCATCATCGTCCCGACCAGATCGATCGTACGCGGTTCCCCCTTCCTACGCAGCATGTCGCCTAAAGGTTGACTCGAAAAAAATCGGATCGGGCCGCCGTGCTTCTCAGACCCCGAATGGAAACCGTCATGACGCCGCTGGGACACCGGCCTCATGAAGATGGGGATCGCGGTCGGCAGGGTCCGAATACAAGCCCGAAGCGCCAGCGAGTGAGTTTCCGATCGGTCATTGGAATCGATTCACTCGCTGGCGCTTCGAGCTTGTAATGGGGCAGCCCGATGCGCCAGCGAGTGAATTCCCATCCGACCATCACGCTGAATGAACCAACGCAAAATCCATTCACTCGCTGGCGCTTCGGGCAACCGCTCCCATCTCGCCACGGCTGCGCGATCGGAATCTTCGGGATAATCCGGAATCTTTTCTAAAAAGCGTTGTCTTGAGACATCTTAAGCATAGAGGCCTCATCGACGACGCCACCTCCGAGGAGATCGCCCCGCCATGGCTACCGACGCCCAGATCCTGGCCAACCGCGCCAACGCCAAGAAAAGCTGCGGACCGAAATCCGACGACGGCAAGGCTCGATCGCGGCTCAACGCCCTCAAACACGGCCTGTGCGCCAAAACCGTCAACCCGGTTTTGCCGCACGAAGACCCGGCCGAGCTGGAAGCCAAGATCCAGGACTGGATCGACGACTACCAGCCGACCAACGCCATCGAACGCGAGCTGGTCAGCCGCGCCGCGCGGATCTCCTGGGCCCTCGACCGGGCCGAGCGTCACGAGACCGCCTTGCTCGCCCGCCGAGTCCGCAAGGCGATGCTCAAATCCAAGGCCAGGCGCACGGAGAAGGTCTGCGACCTCGGCCGTAAACTCTTCTACATGGCGGGGAAACGGCTGCTGCCGATCTCCGGGCCGGCCTGGTCGGACGACCCGTCGGCCTTCGTCGCCCGGCTCGAAGAATCGCCCGAAGGCGTCCGTTGGCTGCTGGACCGCTGGGTCGAAATGAGGTGCCTCATCATCTCGAACGAAGACTGGACCTTCCTCGACCAGTTCAAGTTCGTCCGCCTGCTCGGCAAACAGCCCCTCGCCGCGATCGACGACCCCGAGCTGAACGAGATCTTCCTCGCCTGGGAGACGATCGAGGAGAAGTGGGGGACGCGGTTCTGGCTCCAGATGCAAGAGTTGACGCCGTACGAAGATCCGGCGTTCAGCGCCTGGCGGGTCTGGCGCGAGATCGTGCCGCGTCCCGAAAGTCCCGAGGCAGGCGTCGCGTTCCTTCGATCGATCGCCGAACGCGAAATCGAACGGCTTCAAGACTTGCTCGCCGACCTGGAAGAAATCGAGGGCGACGACGCGCTGGAGCTGGCCGAGCAAGCGTCGTTCTCCGCCAGCGACGCCTCTGAGCGGCTCCGGCGATACCAGACCGCCCGGACCCGCGAGCTGCTCCGGACCATCGATCTGCTGGCGAAGATCCGCAAGGCCGAGGCGCAGGCGTCGAAAGCGGAGAAAAAACCGCCGAAGGAACCCAATCCCCCGGCCCCCCGGAAGCCGGCCGCGCGCCCGTCCTCGTACCGGTCCGACTCGATCGAAACCCTCGTCGCCGAGGGGATGACCGATTACCTCGCGAAGCTGCTGGAGGCGGGGGAACGGCCTTCGAGAACGCCTAAAATCGGCGCGAACGAAGCCATTCAAGGGCGACCGGGAGGGACCGCTCCCGCCCGGCCCCCTTCGGTCTCGATCAACATCGAGAATTCTCCGATTCCCGCGAATCCGGTATCCTGAGAGGGAGCGACGAAAAGCGGCGACGGCATCGAGTTTCGAGGTTTCGCACGACGATGGACCCACGCAATACGACTCCCGAGATCCTGGAGCAATGGGCGGCTGCGCACGGCTGCGACCCGAGGGTCGTCCGCCGGCTGCTGTCGACGATCTTCCAGCGCGGGGTGTACGAGCCCTCGGCCTGGATGGGGGAGTCGCAGATTCCCAAACGGTTGGTCGAGGCCGTCTCCCCCCTCCCCCTGCCTCGGCTGACGCTCGACGGCTCGGTGGTCTCGCCCGTCGACGGCTTCCAGAAGCTCCGATTCCGGACGAGCGAGGGCCTGCCGCTGGAGACGGTCCTGATCCCGTTGCATAAAGAGGGGGCGGTCAGCCTGTGCCTGTCGTCGCAGGTCGGCTGCGCGATGGGCTGCGTCTTCTGCGCGACGGCCCGGATGACCACCCGACGCAACCTGGCGGCCTGGGAGATCATCGACCAGTTCCTTCAAGCCCGCGAGCTGGTGCGGAGCCAGGGCCGGCGCGTGACGGGGGCTGTGTTCATGGGCATGGGCGAGCCGTTCCTGAACTACGACAACGTCGTCGCGGCGGCCGAGCTGCTGCGGTGCTCGTCGGCCGGTTCGGTCGCGGCCAAGGCGATCACGATCAGCACGGTGGGCCTGGTGCCCGAGATCGACCGGTTCACTCGCGAGGGGCACCGCTACCGGCTGGCCGTCAGCCTGGGGGCGGCGACCGACGCCAAGCGGAAGGAACTCGTTCCGGTCGCCTCGCGTTGGCCGGTCGCCGACGTCATGGCCGCCGCCCGGCGGTACGCGCTCGCCCGCCGCGACCGGGTGACGCTGGCCTACGTCTGCATCTCGGGGGTGAACGTCGACGAGGACGACGCCCGGGCCTTGGGGGAGTTGATCGGAGATACGCCGGTGCGGGTCGATCTGATCGAGGTGACCGACCCCACCGGCCGATTCGCGCCGCCGACGGCCGACGAGCTGAGGGCGTTTCGAGACGCCCTCTCGCGGCACGTCGGCCAGCCCATCGTGCGCCGTTATTCGGGAGGCAAGGACATCCAGGCGGCCTGCGGCACGCTCGCCGGGGTTATTTGAGCGGGGTCAGAACGACGTTGCGGAAGAACAGCTCAGCCCCTTCCGACTGAAGGACGATCTTGCCGCGCTTCTCGCTGGCGTCGGTGCCGGTGTTGACGATTTTGCCGTTGATGATGTTTGTGACGGTTCCGCCGTCGCAGACGACCTCGACCGTGTTCCACTCGCCGTTCGGCTTCTCATGGTCGGCCGATTTTTTCTTGTACTGTTTCTCAAGTTTTCCGTCGATCACGATCGTCGCGCCGTCGACGAGATAGAAATCTCCGCAGTCGTGCTCTTGAATTTGGCACTCGACGCTCCGCGGCCAGACCTTGTCGGGCCCGACGACGTGCACCAGAATCCCCGAATCGCGGACGGCGTTCTCCCGGGGCGGCCAGCGCTTCTCGCCCCACTTGAACTCCAGGGAGACCTTGTAGTTGTCGAACTCCTTGTCGGTCGTCAGGCAGCCGAACTCTTCGCCCGAGACGTGGATGACGCCGTCCTTGACCTGGAAGACCCCTTTGGGATCGGCCTTCGGGTCGGACTTGTCGCTGTGGTTGAGGTGGATTGTCCACCCGCTCAGGTCCTTGCCATTGAACAGGGAGACCGGCGCGGCGTCGGCGGCGGATCGGGCCGGGGGGGCCGCCGAGGCGTCGGCGAGGGCGACGGCCAGGCCGAACGAGAGAACGAGAACCACGGAACGAATGGCGATGCGCATAGACGTCACGCTCCAAGCCCGGGGAGGAATGGGTCGATGGTAAGTGCCGGAATCGCTTGTGGATCGGTGAATTCCGGCAGG contains:
- a CDS encoding aminotransferase class I/II-fold pyridoxal phosphate-dependent enzyme — protein: MIDPKTNPGSEEHESTERYDIEVAPRVRNLPPYLFGKINELKYRKRRDGVDVIDLGMGNPTDPPDQSVIDKLCEAVQDSRNHRYSVANGVFNLRREVAAKYENRFGVKLDPDQEIVATIGSKEGFSHMCLALLGPGDTALVPAPSFPVHVHAIALASANVITLDCRDSQVFLANIARVCESLFPRPKILVINYPHNPSSTVVDPGFFEEIVGLAKKYRFFVIHDFAYGDIGFDGYQPPSFLSVKGATQVGCEFTTMSKGYNMAGWRVGFAAGNRDMLGALKAIKGYYDYGIFQAVQVASIVALRHGEEGRLAQVAEYQERRDVMVRGLRRLGWEVDPPRAGMFVWAAMPEPWRSQMGSMDFAMKLLEEANVVVSPGRGFGETGEGFLRLALVENAHRLRQAIRQIGRCLRVEQAVN
- a CDS encoding trypsin-like peptidase domain-containing protein, whose translation is MRRNPVAWAALVVSTAALLSSSGMLRPMPAAPKTTPESQRTAKALSEAYESVAEFVRPSAVQISVQKKAPKMTGMRNFPFQFPNPGGGNNPHANPSPRDMKDLEEMLKKFFGPDGKPEKQQFGGRGGGGGVGSGFVYDDKGHILTNNHVVENADKITVVFHDGIELPATVVGRDAKSDVAVVKVDNTSYPPLPIGDSAKLKVGDLVMAVGSPFELSQSFTTGIISATERNTVGINEYESFLQTDAAINPGNSGGPLVNMDGQVVGVNSAIVTGSRGMGTGGNDGIGFAIPIDMASNVANQLIKDGKVHRARIGIKLDPLTPVLARQLGLEAGVKGILVGEVVPGGPADKAGLKQGDVIVGYAGEKILSIPTFRLKVASSSAGKSSEVEYFRDGKRQTAAIVPAPAENVVFDVEREQAGDKEEGADAEPVKTAISDFGLEVQALTPELVKGLGLDEKVKGVLVAEVKENSAAEAEGVKAGDVITKVVRDRGVQDLAGVKEFQDLAAKSDEISVYVHSNKGPGRFVTLSKPKK
- the rlmN gene encoding 23S rRNA (adenine(2503)-C(2))-methyltransferase RlmN, coding for MDPRNTTPEILEQWAAAHGCDPRVVRRLLSTIFQRGVYEPSAWMGESQIPKRLVEAVSPLPLPRLTLDGSVVSPVDGFQKLRFRTSEGLPLETVLIPLHKEGAVSLCLSSQVGCAMGCVFCATARMTTRRNLAAWEIIDQFLQARELVRSQGRRVTGAVFMGMGEPFLNYDNVVAAAELLRCSSAGSVAAKAITISTVGLVPEIDRFTREGHRYRLAVSLGAATDAKRKELVPVASRWPVADVMAAARRYALARRDRVTLAYVCISGVNVDEDDARALGELIGDTPVRVDLIEVTDPTGRFAPPTADELRAFRDALSRHVGQPIVRRYSGGKDIQAACGTLAGVI
- a CDS encoding 3-keto-disaccharide hydrolase, which encodes MRIAIRSVVLVLSFGLAVALADASAAPPARSAADAAPVSLFNGKDLSGWTIHLNHSDKSDPKADPKGVFQVKDGVIHVSGEEFGCLTTDKEFDNYKVSLEFKWGEKRWPPRENAVRDSGILVHVVGPDKVWPRSVECQIQEHDCGDFYLVDGATIVIDGKLEKQYKKKSADHEKPNGEWNTVEVVCDGGTVTNIINGKIVNTGTDASEKRGKIVLQSEGAELFFRNVVLTPLK